A DNA window from Onthophagus taurus isolate NC chromosome 1, IU_Otau_3.0, whole genome shotgun sequence contains the following coding sequences:
- the LOC139430337 gene encoding uncharacterized protein: MAFNSIELNILDLIIVQIQNTLLNIFRYLNFTDIWLVSKTCQRLHDFVETKCLWYEIDVRGVSNISEKIDFCIEKITDTTKDFRISADGRHIKIIPDHFFLNISTLKLTVLALENQKISGNMMKFKDFPDTLIELSLKKTYVTNTAEMQKYYPDQLKNLKVLILDQCFWVNRYILYRLECLKSLEILSLYKCKGLYDVELDIMKDFHSLRIVDCRFSGLGNMFLKCLSKMPKIQEIYFQDYLTTYFLEKSARELEVADGSQKLKNSYVCDLDDIALWNEDILRSFGGPTSTIEKIPYGHLSESSITLYSSAKPIRENYTFQSVLYQRPYNECSCQNNRNLTAKIPSNIKTLTVTDEDMERKVCKGGYIYTLKPTDTCNVMETSKSNSADNILQHLNQNEKDIVVLDHKSHRTLQSPEYYYRMAVRNEYEEPYSVFRCGNAGKYERNYFRQYNDVSLQKLSLRGCYGVTDKVLDHLKHLNLSLLDVTSTRVTAEGVQNFMLENVDCRVIHETMCTCKPKMHF; encoded by the exons ATGGCTTTTAATTCAATCGAATTGAATATTTTGGATTTGATAATCGTTCAAATCCAAAATACACTATTAAATATCTTTCGATATTTAAACTTTACTGATATATGGTTAGTAAGcaa AACTTGTCAACGACTACACGATTTCGTTGAAACTAAATGTTTGTGGTATGAAATTGATGTTAGGGGTGTTTCCAATATCAgtgaaaaaatcgatttttgcaTTGAAAAAATTACCGATACCACCAAAGATTTTAGAATAAGTGCGGATGGGAGacacattaaaataattccggatcattttttcttaaatatatcCACTTTAAAGTTAACGGTTTTAGCTTTggaaaatcagaaaatttctggaaacatg aTGAAATTCAAAGATTTTCCTGACACTTTAATAGAATTGAGTTTGAAAAAAACATATGTAACAAATACGGCAGAGATGCAGAAATATTACCctgatcaattaaaaaatttaaaa GTGCTAATATTGGATCAATGTTTCTGGGTTAACCGATATATATTGTACAGATTAGAATGTCTAAAATCCCTAGAAATTTTATCACTGTATAAGTGTAAAGGATTATATGATGTTGAATTAGACATAATGAAAGACTTCCATTCATTACGAATTGTGGATTGTCGATTTTCTGGTCTtggaaatatgtttttaaagtGCCTTAGCAAAATGCcgaaaatacaagaaatttatttccaaGATTATCTTACTACATATTTCTTGGAAAAGAGTGCACGTGAACTAGAAGTAGCTGACGGttcccaaaaattaaaaaatagttatgTTTGCGATCTTGACGATATCGCCCTTTGGAATGAAGATATTTTACGTAGCTTTGGTGGGCCTACTTCTACAATTGAGAAAATACCGTATGGACATCTTTCAGAAAGTAGTATAACATTGTATTCTTCGGCCAAACCAATTCGAGAAAATTATACCTTCCAAAGCGTTTTATACCAGAGACCTTACAATGAATGTAGTTGTCAAAACAATCGTAACCTAACTGCTAAGATtccttcaaatataaaaacattaactGTTACTGATGAAGATATGGAACGAAAAGTTTGTAAGGGAGGTTATATTTACACTCTTAAACCTACCGATACGTGTAACGTGATGGAAACAAGTAAATCTAATTCTGCTGATAATATTTTACAACATCTAAACcaaaatgaaaaagatatcGTTGTTTTGGATCATAAATCACATC GTACGCTTCAATCCCCGGAATATTACTATAGGATGGCAGTAAGAAACG agTATGAAGAACCTTATAGCGTATTTAGATGTGGAAATGCAG gaaagTATGAACGAAATTATTTTCGACAATACAACGATGTCAGTTTACAAAAGTTGTCCCTAAGAGGATGTTACGGAGTGACTGATAAAGTATTGGACCACctgaaacatttaaatttatcctTGTTGGATGTTACTAGTACCAGAGTAACAGCTGAAGgagttcaaaattttatgttggAGAATGTTGATTGTAGAGTTATTCATGAAACTATGTGTACATGTAAACCAAAAATGCACTTTTAG
- the LOC139429972 gene encoding uncharacterized protein: MSCNTSSLNILNLNDYTLLDIFRYLNKTDLWLVSQTCQRLHDLVKTEYLWYEIDARDVSNKREKIDFCIEKITNSTKDIRICADGRHIKIIPDDFFLNLSTLNLTVLALENQKICGNMLKLKDFPESLIELSFKKTYITDTSGIHNYCPVQLKNLKVLILDHCFWVSQSILSVFQWLSSLEILSLYKCKGLYDVDLNISTMQEFNALRIVDCRFSGLGNMFLKCLAKKPKIQEIYFQNYLTTYFLERDERELEIAHGCKILKNSYVSDLDDIALWNEDILHSFVGPTATIEKAPYGYLSDRSIHFYTSAKPIQDSYSFQSILYQRPYNECTCQNNPNIATRISSDKKTLTVSDEDMARKVCEGGYIYTLKPTDSSNVMGTSKSNSPNTLENQNHCEKDIAVMENTLRCVLLINSYSIKKVPEEQRKPRRVICGTAGMYEMMYFGKYNDVSLKKLSLRGCYGVTDKALDYVKHLNLSLLDVTGTKVTAEGVRNFMLNNFDCRVIHESMCTCRPKMHF, encoded by the exons atgtcttGTAACACATCCTCACtgaatattttgaatttaaacgatTATACATTGTTGGATATATTTcgatatttaaacaaaactgaTTTGTGGTTAGTGAGCCA AACTTGTCAACGACTACACGACTTGGTTAAAACTGAATATTTGTGGTATGAAATTGATGCGCGAGATGTTTCAAACAAGAGAGAAAAAATCGACTTTTGCATTGAAAAAATTACCAATTCCACCAAGGATATTAGAATATGTGCGGATGGGAGacacattaaaataattccggatgattttttcttaaatctatCTACTTTAAACTTAACGGTTTTAGCAttggaaaatcaaaaaatttgtggaaatatG ctgAAACTAAAAGATTTTCCAGAGAGTTTAAtagaattaagttttaaaaaaacatatataacAGATACTTCCGGGATACACAACTATTGTCCTGTtcaactaaaaaatttaaaa GTGTTAATATTGGATCACTGTTTCTGGGTTAGCCAATCGATATTAAGTGTGTTTCAATGGTTAAGTTCACTAGAAATTTTATCACTGTATAAGTGTAAAGGATTGTATGAtgttgatttaaatatttcaacaatGCAAGAATTTAATGCATTAAGAATTGTGGATTGCCGTTTTTCTGGTCtgggaaatatgtttttaaaatgtcttgCTAAAAAGCCGAAGATAcaagaaatttatttccaaaactaCCTTACTACTTACTTCTTAGAGAGGGATGAACGGGAATTAGAAATAGCTCACGGCTGCaaaatcttgaaaaattcatATGTTTCTGATTTAGATGATATCGCACTTTGGAATGAAGACATCTTACATAGTTTTGTTGGACCCACAGCAACAATTGAGAAGGCTCCTTATGGATATCTTTCTGACAGAAGTATTCATTTCTATACTTCAGCCAAACCAATTCAAGACAGTTATAGTTTTCAAAGTATTTTATACCAGAGGCCTTATAATGAATGTACTTGTCAAAATAATCCTAACATAGCTACAAggatttctagtgataaaaaaacattaacagtttCTGATGAGGATATGGCACGAAAAGTTTGCGAGGGAGGTTACATTTACACTCTTAAACCTACTGATAGTTCTAATGTGATGGGAACAAGTAAATCTAATTCTCCGAATACTTTAGAAAACCAAAATCATTGTGAAAAGGACATCGCTGTGATGGAAAATACTTTACGTTGtgtgttattaataaacagCTATTCAATCAAAAAAGTACCAGAAGAGCAAAGAAAGCCTCGTAGGGTCATATGTGGAACTGCAG GAATGTATGAAATGATGTATTTTGGAAAATACAACGACGTTAGTTTAAAAAAGTTGTCCTTGAGAGGATGTTATGGAGTAACTGATAAAGCATTGGATTATgtgaaacatttaaatttatcctTGTTGGATGTTACTGGCACCAAAGTGACTGCTGAAGGAGTACGAAATTTTATGttgaataattttgattgtaGAGTTATTCATGAAAGTATGTGCACATGTAGAccaaaaatgcatttttaa
- the LOC139430350 gene encoding uncharacterized protein: protein MNILNLNDYTLLDIFRYLNSTDLWLLSMTCQQLHNFIKTKQIWNQIEIDNKIVFSIEKIISSTKDVRICADGRHSNIIPNYFFEKFSTLNLTVLALENQKIYGSQIKLKDFPQSLIELSWKKTYIADTSEFSKHNPDIFKNLKVLILDQCCWVNGKILHRFGDLKSLEIISLYKCKGLYDVELGMIQTFNQLRIADCRFSGLGNFFLQSLARKPKVQEIYFQNYLTTYFVEKNARDMEIKNSKSKNFKYSYITENDDIPLWNETALHKFVGSTSTTEKVPYGHLTETSTELYATANPIDENYNFHSLLYQRPYEKCTCQNNPDLVTTPPFNEQKLIVSDQDIEKMTCNGGYICTLKQANNTEISEFNQSEKDIAILEHTSPSWIKLPRLWFRMIRPGGLLPTYHREGLCKDYYEPCRVYRCGRAGWDDMRYLKKQNDVSLKKLSLRGCDGVTNKTLEFLKHLNLLLLDITGTKVTEEGIQKFALENVDCRIIHETMCRCRPKLHF, encoded by the exons AtgaatattttgaatttaaacgatTATACATTATTGGATATATTTCGATATTTAAATTCAACTGATTTATGGTTATTAAGCAT GACTTGCCAGCAActtcataattttattaaaactaaacaaataTGGAACCAAATTGAAATAGATAACAAAATTGTGTTTagtatagaaaaaataataagttcTACCAAAGATGTACGAATATGTGCTGATGGAAGACATTCTAACATCATtcctaattattttttcgaaaaattctctactTTAAACTTAACAGTTTTAGCCTTGGAAAACCAGAAAATCTATGGAAGCCAA atcaAACTAAAAGATTTTCCCCAAAGTTTAATAGAATTGAGTTGGAAAAAGACATATATTGCAGATACgtctgaattttcaaaacataatcctgacatatttaaaaatttaaaa gtGTTAATATTAGATCAGTGTTGTTGGGTTAAcggaaaaattttacacagaTTCGGAGATTTAAAATCCTTAGAAATTATATCATTGTACAAATGTAAAGGATTGTACGATGTTGAATTGGGAATGATACAGACCTTTAATCAGTTACGAATTGCGGATTGTCGATTTTCTGGCCTAGGAAACTTCTTTTTACAAAGCCTTGCTAGAAAACCAAAAGtccaagaaatttattttcaaaactacCTCACTACATATTTTGTGGAAAAGAACGCACGCGacatggaaattaaaaatagtaaatccaaaaattttaaatattcttataTAACCGAAAATGACGATATCCCTTTATGGAATGAAACCGctttacataaatttgttgGATCTACTTCTACAACAGAAAAAGTTCCGTATGGACATCTAACCGAAACTAGTACAGAGTTATACGCCACCGCTAATccaattgatgaaaattataatttccACAGCCTTTTATATCAGCGACCTTATGAAAAATGCACTTGCCAAAATAATCCTGATTTAGTAACAACACCTCCTTTTAacgaacaaaaattaattgtgtctGATCAAGACATTGAAAAAATGACTTGTAATGGGGGATATATTTGCACTCTTAAGCAAGCTAATAACACGGAAATAAGTGAATTTAATCAAAGTGAAAAAGACATCGCTATACTAGAACATACCTCACCTT CTTGGATTAAGCTTCCTAGACTATGGTTCAGGATGATAAGGCCTGGAGGACTCCTACCTACTTATCATAGAGAAGGACTATGTAAAG ATTACTACGAGCCTTGTAGAGTATATCGATGTGGACGTGCAG GTTGGGATGATAtgcgttatttaaaaaaacaaaacgatgtgagtttaaaaaagttgTCACTTAGAGGTTGTGATGGTGTGACCAATAAAACATTGGAGTTCTTAaagcatttaaatttattgttgctTGATATTACTGGTACTAAAGTAACTGAGGAAGGGATTCAAAAGTTTGCCTTGGAAAATGTTGACTGTAGAATAATACATGAGACTATGTGCAGATGTCGACCTAAATTGCATTTTTGA
- the LOC139430384 gene encoding uncharacterized protein yields the protein MEKDAREVEVADGSQKLNNSYVSDLDDIALWNEDILHSFVGPTSTIEKIPYGHLSETSIKEYSSAKPIQGSYTFQSTLYKRPYDECTCQNNPNIAARIVVERTKLTVSDDDIERKVCKGGFIYTLKPTESSKMMGISRLNSADISENPNQNEKDIALLEHSSHWWWAPPRDFYIMDVPGSFLWRRYSPIESNEYQEPHKIHKCGNAGMAERRYLGQYNDVSLKKLSLRGCYGVTDKALDHLKHLNLSLLDVTGTRVTAEGVKNFVLENVDCRVIHETMCICRPNMHF from the exons ATGGAAAAGGACGCACGCGAAGTAGAAGTAGCTGATGGttcccaaaaattaaataatagttATGTTTCTGATCTTGACGATATCGCTCTTTGGAATGAAGATATTTTACACAGTTTTGTTGGGCCTACTTCTACAATTGAGAAAATTCCGTATGGACATCTATCTGAAACTAGCATCAAGGAGTATTCTTCAGCCAAACCAATTCAAGGCAGTTATACTTTTCAAAGCACTTTATATAAGAGGCCATATGATGAATGTACTTGTCAAAATAATCCTAACATAGCTGCAAGGATTGTTGTTGAAAGAACAAAATTAACTGTTTCTGATGACGATATCGAACGAAAAGTTTGTAAGGGAGGATTTATTTACACACTTAAACCTACTGAGAGTTCTAAAATGATGGGAATAAGTAGACTAAATTCTGCAGATATTTCAGAAAACccaaatcaaaatgaaaaagacATCGCTCTGTTAGAACATAGTTCACATT GGTGGTGGGCACCTCCGAGAGATTTTTATATAATGGACGTGCCTGGATCTTTTCTTTGGAGGCGGTACTCTCCAATAGAAAGCAACG AATATCAAGAGCCTCATAAGATACACAAATGTGGAAATGCAG GAATGGCTGAGAGACGTTATTTAGGGCAATACAACGACgtcagtttaaaaaaattgtcccTGAGAGGCTGTTACGGGGTAACTGATAAAGCATTGgatcatttgaaacatttaaatttatcgcTGTTGGATGTTACTGGTACCAGAGTAACTGCTGAAGgagttaaaaattttgttttggaaAATGTTGATTGTAGAGTTATTCACGAAACTATGTGCATATGTAGACCAAACATGCATTTTTAG
- the LOC139429987 gene encoding uncharacterized protein: protein MSCNTSSLNILNLNDYTLLDIFRYLNKTDLWLVSQTCQRLHDLVKTEYLWYEIDARDVSNNREKIDFCIEKITNSTKDIRMCADGRHIKIIPDYFFLNLSTLNLTVLALENQKICGNMLKLKDFPESLIELSFKKTYITDTSGIHSYCPVQLKNLKVLILDHCFWVSRRILSVLQWLSSLEILSLYKCKGLYDVDLDISTMQEFNALRIVDCRFSGLGDTFLKCLAKKPKIQEIYFQDYLTTYFLERDERELEIAHGCKNLKNSYVSDLDDIALWNEDILHSFVGPTATIEKAPYGYLSDSSIHLYSSAKPIQDSYSFQSILYQRPYNECTCQNNPNIVTRISSDKKTLTVSDEDMARKVCKGGYIYTLKPTDSSNVMGTSKSNSPNTLENQNHCEKDIAVMENTLRCVLLINSYSIKKVPEEQRKPRRGICGNAILYKRMFFGKYNDVSLKKLSLRGCYGVTDKALDYVKHLNLSLLDVTGTNVTAEGVRNFMLNNFDCRVIHESMCTCRPKMHF from the exons atgtcttGCAACACATCCTCACtgaatattttgaatttaaacgatTATACATTGTTGGATATATTTcgatatttaaacaaaactgaTTTGTGGTTAGTGAGCCA AACTTGTCAACGACTACACGACTTGGTTAAAACTGAATATTTGTGGTATGAAATTGATGCGCGAGATGTTTCAAACAACAgagaaaaaatcgatttttgcaTTGAAAAAATTACCAATTCCACCAAGGATATTAGAATGTGTGCGGATGGGAGacacattaaaataattccggattattttttcttaaatctatCTACTTTAAACTTAACGGTTTTAGCAttggaaaatcaaaaaatttgtggaaatatG ctgAAACTAAAAGATTTTCCAGAGAGTTTAAtagaattaagttttaaaaaaacatatataacAGATACTTCCGGGATACACAGCTATTGTCCTGTtcaactaaaaaatttaaaa GTGTTAATATTGGATCACTGTTTCTGGGTTAGCCGACGGATATTAAGTGTATTACAATGGTTAAGTTCACTAGAAATTTTATCATTGTATAAGTGTAAAGGATTGTATGATGTTGATTTAGATATTTCAACAATGCAAGAATTTAATGCATTAAGAATTGTGGATTGCCGTTTTTCTGGTCTGGGAGATacgtttttaaaatgtcttgCTAAAAAGCCGAAGATAcaagaaatttatttccaaGACTACCTTACTACTTACTTCTTAGAGAGGGATGAACGGGAATTAGAAATAGCTCACGGCTgcaaaaacttgaaaaattcaTATGTTTCTGATTTAGATGATATCGCACTTTGGAATGAAGACATCTTACATAGTTTTGTTGGACCCACAGCAACAATTGAGAAGGCTCCTTATGGATATCTTTCTGACAGTAGTATTCATTTGTATTCTTCAGCCAAACCAATTCAAGACAGTTATAGTTTTCAAAGTATTTTATACCAGAGGCCTTATAATGAATGTACTTGTCAAAATAATCCTAACATAGTTACAAggatttctagtgataaaaaaacattaacagtttCTGATGAGGATATGGCACGAAAAGTTTGTAAGGGAGGTTACATTTACACTCTTAAACCTACTGATAGTTCTAATGTGATGGGAACAAGTAAATCTAATTCTCCGAATACTTTAGAAAACCAAAATCATTGTGAAAAGGACATCGCTGTGATGGAAAATACTTTACGTTGtgtgttattaataaacagCTATTCAATCAAAAAAGTACCAGAAGAGCAAAGAAAGCCTCGTAGGGGCATATGTGGAAATGCAA tattgtataaaagaatgttttttggaaaatacaACGACGTTAGTTTAAAAAAGTTGTCCTTGAGAGGATGTTATGGAGTAACTGATAAAGCATTGGATTATgtgaaacatttaaatttatcctTGTTGGATGTTACTGGCACCAATGTGACTGCTGAAGGAGTACGAAATTTTATGttgaataattttgattgtaGAGTTATTCATGAAAGTATGTGCACATGTAGAccaaaaatgcatttttaa